A window of the Candidatus Kryptoniota bacterium genome harbors these coding sequences:
- a CDS encoding c-type cytochrome: MNKTAAFYGVLITIIVLALIVSANLNKTPELKPKYADLVENQIMSADTSNSFGQNLHALHGIHSRDQLMNVMRGFTEALGVKCDYCHNTDNFPSDEKVQKRMARLMIKMVGNIDHDYLNAPQMEKVSCFTCHRGSTTPKMTLAK; encoded by the coding sequence ATGAATAAGACTGCGGCTTTTTATGGTGTACTGATCACGATCATCGTCCTCGCACTTATCGTTTCCGCGAATCTCAACAAGACTCCTGAGTTGAAACCCAAGTATGCCGATCTGGTAGAGAATCAGATTATGAGCGCAGATACTTCTAATTCTTTTGGACAGAACCTCCATGCACTACATGGGATTCATTCGCGAGATCAGCTGATGAACGTCATGAGAGGCTTTACTGAAGCTCTCGGGGTGAAGTGCGATTACTGCCACAACACAGACAATTTCCCGAGTGATGAAAAAGTCCAGAAGCGAATGGCCCGTCTTATGATAAAAATGGTCGGGAACATTGACCACGACTATCTTAACGCTCCGCAGATGGAAAAGGTGAGCTGCTTTACCTGTCATCGCGGTTCGACGACTCCAAAAATGACGCTTGCAAAGTGA